The following proteins come from a genomic window of Acinonyx jubatus isolate Ajub_Pintada_27869175 chromosome C1, VMU_Ajub_asm_v1.0, whole genome shotgun sequence:
- the LOC128314166 gene encoding histidine-rich glycoprotein-like encodes MHVHTHAHMHIHAHTLITYTLIYVHTHTHICTLIIYTLSSYTITTHTHKYANTHAHVQSYTHSSHIHPRTHIHAHSYIHTLTHIHNYTLIHTYILIHMYTQVHTPIHNHHTPSHTHIHTQIHILIHTYRLITYTFIHIHTHTHIYPHTHKHTHTHLYTYTHTYSLHTRTHTHTYPHTHTHTYSYTCTHSYTYIHIHIHTHKHILTHTYTHIHTHSHTSYIHTHTHSSHTYDHPFTLVNVHTLIHTHTYSYTHIHPHTPSYIHTHTHTHYISTLIHTHSYTMYALIRTLITYTHTYHMHTHIHTFITYTYTYILIHTQLYTHSYSYTLITYTHAHTHTHIYIYTHTRTHVYIRTHTHLYTHSYTYIFTHTHTHIHSHTQYTHAHRHMPFPQVKEGPLHPRATLQFTESLQFPVTCGFGASLTATASNSFPRTISQLRGDWNTPSAD; translated from the coding sequence atgcacgtacacacacatgctcatatGCATATACACGCTCATACACTCATCACATACACGCTCATATATgtacacactcatacacacatatgcacactcaTTATATACACACTGTCATCATACACAATCACAACACACACTCATAAATATGCAAACACTCATGCACATGTACAGTCATATACACACTCATCTCATATACATCCTCGTACACACATACACGCtcattcatacatacacacactcacacatatacacaattacACACTCATACACACGTACATATtgatacacatgtacacacaggtACACACTCCTATACACAATCACCACAcgccctcacacacacacattcatacacagatacacatcctcatacacacatacagactcatcacatacacattcatacatatacacactcatacacacatataccctcatacacataaacacactcatacacacttgtacacatacactcacacatactCATTACATACAcgcactcatacacacacataccctcaTACACATACTCATACATActcatatacatgcacacactcttatacatatatacacatacatattcatacacacaAGCACATtcttacacatacatatactcatatacatacacactcacacacatcatatatacacacacatacacactcatcaCATACATATGATCACCCATTCACCCTCGTAAACgtacacacactcatacacacacacacatattcatacacacatatacaccctcATACACCCTCatatatacacactcatacacatacTCATTACATATCCaccctcatacacacacactcatacacaatGTACGCACTCATACGCACActcatcacatacacacacacttatcacatgcacacgcacatacacacattcatcACATACACGTACACATATATACTCATACATACACAGttatacacacactcatactcaTATACACTCATCACATACACTCATGCACATACgcatactcatatatatatatatacacatactcgTACACACGTGTACATTCGTACGCATACACACttatacacacactcatacacatacatattcacacacactcatacacacatacactcacacacacaatacacgcatgcacacagacacatgccCTTCCCCCAGGTCAAAGAGGGGCCTCTCCACCCCAGGGCCACCTTGCAGTTCACAGAGTCACTGCAGTTTCCTGTTACATGTGGCTTCGGGGCCTCCCTAACAGCGACCGCCAGCAATTCCTTCCCTAGGACCATCAGCCAGCTCAGAGGGGATTGGAACACCCCCTCCGCTGACTGA